From a region of the Methylomonas rapida genome:
- a CDS encoding ferritin-like domain-containing protein, producing the protein MANSEIDQVAVIEVLNKILEAELAGVVRYTHYALMVFGYHRIPIVGWMRAQANESLLHANEAGEMITQLGGHPSLGIGPLLETHRHDIGDILRESLEHETQALAEYYRLLELVNGRNVLLEEYARRMCALEETHVGDVRKMLLKPGS; encoded by the coding sequence ATGGCTAACAGTGAAATCGATCAAGTTGCCGTCATCGAGGTTTTGAATAAAATTTTGGAGGCCGAACTGGCGGGCGTCGTGCGTTATACGCATTATGCGTTGATGGTGTTCGGTTATCACCGGATTCCGATAGTGGGGTGGATGCGCGCCCAAGCCAACGAATCCTTGCTGCACGCCAACGAAGCCGGCGAAATGATCACGCAATTGGGTGGCCATCCTTCGCTGGGCATCGGGCCTTTGCTGGAAACCCATCGTCACGACATCGGCGATATCTTGCGTGAATCGCTGGAGCATGAAACTCAGGCCCTGGCCGAATATTATCGTTTGCTGGAACTGGTGAACGGCCGTAATGTGTTGCTGGAGGAATATGCCCGCCGCATGTGCGCATTGGAGGAAACCCATGTCGGCGATGTGCGGAAGATGTTGCTAAAACCAGGGTCGTGA
- a CDS encoding GlcG/HbpS family heme-binding protein, whose amino-acid sequence MHVSLEQAEKAIAAAVAESERLGTQMCIAVVDSGADLKAFTRMNGAWVGSIDIAIKKAKTACFFGMNTGQIGQLSQPGGPLYGIEHSNQGLITFPGGVPIVDQDGVLIGAVGVSGSSVENDHQVAKAAAESIGLSDLPSHPWRT is encoded by the coding sequence ATGCACGTCAGTTTGGAACAAGCAGAAAAGGCTATTGCGGCCGCGGTTGCGGAATCGGAAAGGTTGGGTACGCAAATGTGTATCGCGGTGGTCGATTCCGGCGCCGATTTGAAGGCGTTTACCCGAATGAATGGGGCCTGGGTAGGCAGTATCGATATTGCGATCAAAAAAGCCAAGACCGCTTGTTTTTTCGGCATGAACACCGGCCAGATCGGCCAGCTTTCGCAGCCGGGCGGGCCACTTTACGGCATCGAGCATTCCAACCAGGGGCTGATTACCTTTCCGGGCGGCGTGCCGATAGTCGATCAGGACGGCGTACTGATTGGTGCGGTCGGCGTCAGCGGCAGTTCGGTGGAAAACGACCATCAGGTGGCCAAGGCCGCCGCCGAATCCATCGGCCTGTCCGATTTGCCTTCCCATCCCTGGCGCACCTGA
- a CDS encoding alpha-keto acid decarboxylase family protein — translation MSTAKYETIGQYLLKRLHEAGVGHIFGIPGDYVLGFYDLLIKSPIRHIGTTREDTAAFAADGYARCRGLGAVAVTYGVGALNTVNAIAGAYAESSPVIVISGAPGVSEQRNDPLIHHRFGPFTAQREIFERICCASVVLNDPVIAFRQIDHAIAAARRYCKPVYIEIPRDIVTREGYPMPTSAIEPFTSDDTALSESVAETLEMLEKAVSPIVIAGVELHRRGLQGALTELIERSGLPIAATLTGKSVMAERHPAYLGIYEGAMSSENVRYTVEQSDLLLMLGMTLNEIDTGIYTAKLDPHAMVRAAGNEVVISAHRYPRVALADFVAALTREVKPRADEMGLLTSCQPEVVDFPETGRPITTERLSARLNQALSPDMIVVCDVGDCLFAAIDLRVHQPTEFLASGFYTTMGFAVPAALGAQVARPDRRALILVGDGAFQMTGTELSTQARLGLNPIVVVFNNSGYSTERCLLEGPFNDIAPWRFERLGEVFGPLMGYDANTEQAFEGALTCALNNQTMPSLINVHLSPDDASSAMKRLTDHLKTKVTGKH, via the coding sequence ATGAGTACCGCTAAATACGAGACTATCGGGCAGTATCTGCTGAAGCGCCTTCATGAGGCGGGCGTAGGACATATATTCGGCATTCCAGGCGATTATGTGCTGGGTTTTTATGATTTGCTGATCAAAAGCCCCATCCGGCATATCGGTACCACGCGGGAAGACACCGCAGCCTTCGCGGCGGACGGTTACGCGCGCTGTCGCGGCCTCGGCGCGGTGGCCGTGACCTATGGGGTGGGCGCATTGAATACCGTCAATGCGATTGCCGGAGCCTATGCGGAATCGTCGCCAGTCATCGTCATCAGCGGCGCGCCGGGCGTGAGTGAGCAGCGTAACGATCCCTTGATTCATCATCGCTTCGGCCCGTTTACCGCCCAACGCGAAATTTTCGAACGCATTTGTTGCGCCTCGGTCGTGCTAAACGACCCCGTGATTGCCTTTCGGCAGATAGATCATGCCATCGCCGCGGCACGCCGTTATTGCAAACCCGTTTATATAGAAATCCCCAGGGACATCGTCACGCGGGAAGGCTACCCGATGCCGACGTCAGCGATCGAGCCTTTTACCAGCGATGATACGGCTTTGTCGGAATCGGTTGCCGAAACGCTGGAAATGCTGGAAAAAGCCGTTTCGCCCATCGTGATTGCGGGCGTGGAATTGCATCGACGCGGACTGCAAGGCGCCTTGACCGAATTGATAGAACGCTCCGGCTTGCCGATAGCCGCGACCTTGACCGGCAAATCGGTCATGGCGGAAAGGCACCCGGCCTATCTCGGCATTTATGAGGGCGCCATGAGTTCCGAAAATGTGCGCTACACGGTCGAGCAATCCGATTTGCTGCTGATGCTGGGCATGACCCTGAATGAAATCGATACAGGAATCTATACCGCGAAGCTTGACCCTCATGCCATGGTGCGCGCGGCGGGAAATGAAGTGGTGATCAGTGCCCACCGCTATCCCCGCGTGGCACTCGCCGATTTTGTGGCCGCCTTGACCCGCGAGGTCAAACCTCGCGCAGACGAAATGGGTTTATTGACCTCATGCCAGCCTGAAGTCGTCGACTTTCCAGAAACGGGCCGGCCGATCACGACGGAGCGGTTGAGCGCGCGGTTGAATCAGGCGCTGAGTCCGGACATGATCGTGGTTTGCGACGTCGGCGACTGCCTGTTCGCGGCGATCGATTTGCGCGTGCACCAGCCCACCGAATTTCTGGCTTCCGGATTTTATACCACGATGGGTTTCGCCGTCCCGGCCGCGCTGGGCGCCCAGGTTGCCCGGCCGGACCGTCGCGCCTTGATCCTCGTTGGCGACGGCGCCTTTCAAATGACCGGCACGGAGCTTTCGACCCAAGCCCGCCTGGGCTTGAATCCCATCGTAGTGGTGTTCAACAATAGCGGCTACAGCACCGAACGCTGCTTGCTCGAAGGCCCCTTCAACGACATCGCGCCCTGGCGCTTCGAGCGCCTGGGTGAAGTGTTCGGGCCGTTGATGGGGTACGACGCCAACACGGAACAAGCCTTCGAGGGCGCATTGACATGTGCCTTGAACAACCAAACCATGCCCAGCCTGATCAACGTGCACCTATCCCCCGATGATGCTTCTTCAGCCATGAAACGGTTGACCGATCATTTGAAAACCAAAGTAACTGGCAAGCATTGA
- a CDS encoding HD domain-containing phosphohydrolase, whose protein sequence is MPNHPILIVDDEPTNLALLQQILEPEYRLVFARNGQDALSAAHRHHPSLVLLDIQLPDIDGYEVCRTLKASPLTENIPVIFVSVLSDTGNESAGFSAGCVDYLSKPVVPEIVRARVRTHLSLVQAKQLEKSYREAIFMLGEAGHFNDTDTGVHIWRMAAYSKLLAQALGWPRQEVELLELAAAMHDTGKIGIPNAILCKSDKLTAEEWKIMFTHCQIGYDILSKSEAPVFKLAAQVALYHHEKWDGSGYPRGLSGTDIPEAARIVAIADVFDALTLPRPYKAAWSAEEAFAYIEKNAGHHFDPRMAERFLQIKTPLKAIKAEWDQKETLPASSET, encoded by the coding sequence ATGCCCAATCACCCCATTTTGATAGTCGATGACGAGCCAACCAATTTGGCCCTTCTGCAGCAGATTCTGGAACCGGAATACCGCCTGGTCTTTGCCCGCAATGGTCAAGATGCCTTATCGGCCGCGCACCGCCATCATCCCAGCCTGGTGTTGTTGGACATTCAGCTTCCCGACATCGATGGTTACGAGGTCTGCCGTACCCTAAAAGCCAGTCCGCTTACCGAAAACATTCCGGTGATATTCGTTTCCGTATTGTCCGACACCGGCAACGAGAGCGCCGGGTTTAGCGCCGGTTGCGTCGATTATCTGAGCAAACCGGTCGTGCCCGAAATCGTCAGGGCCAGGGTGCGCACGCATTTATCCTTGGTGCAGGCTAAACAATTGGAAAAAAGCTACCGGGAAGCGATTTTCATGCTGGGCGAAGCCGGCCATTTCAACGACACCGATACCGGCGTGCATATCTGGCGCATGGCGGCCTATTCCAAGCTGCTGGCCCAAGCCCTGGGTTGGCCGCGGCAAGAAGTCGAATTGCTGGAACTGGCCGCGGCGATGCACGACACCGGTAAAATCGGCATTCCCAATGCGATCCTGTGCAAGTCTGACAAACTTACTGCCGAGGAATGGAAAATCATGTTCACGCATTGCCAGATCGGTTACGACATTCTTTCCAAAAGCGAAGCGCCGGTGTTCAAACTGGCGGCGCAAGTGGCTTTGTATCATCACGAGAAATGGGACGGCAGCGGCTATCCTCGCGGCTTGTCCGGCACCGACATCCCCGAAGCGGCCCGCATCGTCGCCATCGCCGACGTCTTCGACGCCCTCACCCTGCCACGTCCTTACAAAGCCGCCTGGTCCGCCGAAGAAGCCTTTGCCTATATCGAGAAAAATGCCGGACACCATTTCGATCCACGGATGGCCGAGCGTTTTTTGCAAATCAAGACACCGTTGAAAGCAATCAAAGCCGAATGGGATCAAAAAGAAACGTTGCCGGCCAGCAGCGAAACTTGA
- a CDS encoding PAS domain S-box protein → MSNDDVYYSPGWKALLGYAADELSPDKQEWPSRVHPDDLPMVMQTIQRYFQGETQNYQAEYRMRHRSNEYLWVLAAGKVIERDPDGQPKRMIGTQQNISARKKIEHDLLESQTQLSLFIQHAPAALAMLDRNMRYLAVSNRWLDDYGLQGQNIMGRCHYEIFPEIGDAWKSVHRRALAGEVIKTEQDRFVLANGEVQWQRWEVRPWRIPDNGIGGIAIFTEDITQSINVLQALAQSERRFQDVAKISADWIWEVDIEGRYSFVSDSVNEVLGYTPEELLGRTPFELMPAEEALTKSAEFAAIAARRASFRDLDNVNMHKDGSLRIIQTSGMPIFDMQGNLAGYRGLDRDVTERKQQEQELMLYREHLEKLVAERTQEFNQARDRAEQLAKVKSEFLANMSHEIRTPMNAVLGFCYLLEQKPLDKESKQLVNKIHLAGQSLMAIINDILDFSKIEAGRLELENAPFRLSDLLDSLAALMADAAAKKQLELLIVPEPEVDAVIGDSLRLQQVLLNLLNNAIKFTETGYVELRLRLIEQQQDRIRLRFAVKDSGIGISATQKTAIFQAFSQADATISRRFGGSGLGLAISRRLVQLMGGELEVDSVAGEGSEFWFVLPLQRQQTSGVVPLQPRDLQVLVIDDNEHRREALILTAKSLSWHADGASGLAQASERKHKIRSYDLLLLDGDMSETADLESVASIKQTVVAQDAQCDDPPIVLLVTKRPKAELEKTRTDNLMPDGILNKPVTPSALYNAVASAWNKRQHPASLPASKPEHGKQLRIPGLRVLVVDDSEFNREVAMRILEADGALVNLANDGQAALDWLAQHADTVDVILMDVQMPRMDGYEATRHIRLNPEWQHLPIIALTAGAFKTLKDSALAAGMNDFIAKPFNVEQMMTMLQRWTGCQSRFAALDQPAGTAPDPSPRASDFDLPGIDISAALSKWGAPNTYKDYLCRFVGLYRKAGDEIAEAGLQGHRRAAAALAHKIKGAAGNLCLNSIAAHCGVVEKAVADDADLVQATSELQSALDEVAGSLANWLATDAHTDRSEPASADRAVILAGLQRLLTALEQDDPTEVRKQLQYLEPLTGRDLIDSIIAQVQEYDFRAAESSTQALIEHFNAPSSR, encoded by the coding sequence AACATCAGTGCGCGCAAAAAAATCGAACATGATTTACTGGAAAGTCAGACCCAGTTGAGCCTATTCATTCAGCATGCGCCCGCCGCGCTGGCCATGCTCGACCGCAACATGCGCTATCTGGCCGTCAGCAACCGCTGGCTGGATGATTATGGACTGCAGGGACAAAACATCATGGGCCGTTGTCACTATGAGATTTTTCCTGAAATCGGCGATGCTTGGAAATCGGTGCATCGCCGCGCCTTGGCCGGCGAAGTCATCAAAACCGAACAGGATCGTTTCGTCCTCGCCAATGGCGAAGTTCAGTGGCAGCGTTGGGAGGTTAGGCCGTGGCGTATCCCTGATAATGGCATAGGCGGCATCGCCATCTTTACCGAGGACATCACGCAAAGCATCAACGTGCTGCAAGCCTTGGCGCAGAGCGAACGACGCTTTCAGGATGTTGCCAAGATTTCCGCCGACTGGATTTGGGAGGTCGATATTGAGGGACGCTACAGTTTCGTATCCGATTCGGTGAACGAGGTGCTCGGATATACACCAGAGGAATTGCTGGGCCGCACCCCCTTCGAACTCATGCCCGCGGAAGAAGCCCTGACAAAATCCGCCGAATTTGCCGCCATCGCAGCCCGGCGCGCCTCGTTTCGCGATTTGGACAATGTGAACATGCACAAGGACGGCAGCCTGCGCATCATACAGACCAGCGGCATGCCCATCTTCGATATGCAAGGCAACTTGGCCGGCTATCGCGGCCTGGATAGGGATGTCACCGAGCGTAAACAACAGGAGCAGGAGCTCATGCTGTATCGGGAGCATCTGGAAAAACTGGTGGCGGAACGTACCCAGGAGTTCAACCAAGCCCGAGACCGGGCCGAGCAACTGGCAAAAGTCAAAAGCGAATTCCTGGCCAACATGAGCCACGAGATACGCACGCCGATGAACGCCGTGCTGGGTTTTTGCTATTTGTTGGAACAAAAACCGCTGGATAAGGAAAGCAAACAACTGGTAAACAAAATTCACCTCGCCGGCCAATCCTTGATGGCCATCATCAACGACATTCTGGATTTTTCCAAAATCGAAGCCGGTCGCTTGGAACTGGAAAACGCGCCTTTTCGCCTATCCGATCTGCTCGACAGTCTCGCGGCATTGATGGCGGATGCCGCCGCCAAAAAGCAGCTGGAACTGCTCATCGTACCCGAACCCGAAGTGGATGCCGTGATCGGCGACAGCCTGCGCTTGCAACAGGTTTTGCTGAATTTGCTGAACAATGCGATCAAATTTACCGAAACCGGCTACGTCGAATTACGCCTGCGCCTGATAGAGCAACAACAAGATCGAATACGGCTACGTTTTGCGGTAAAGGACAGCGGCATCGGTATTTCCGCAACGCAAAAAACCGCAATTTTCCAAGCGTTCAGCCAAGCCGACGCCACGATCAGCCGGCGTTTTGGCGGTTCCGGCTTGGGCTTGGCTATCTCTCGGCGCTTGGTGCAATTGATGGGCGGCGAATTGGAAGTTGACAGTGTGGCCGGCGAAGGCAGCGAATTCTGGTTTGTATTGCCGCTGCAACGTCAACAGACGAGCGGCGTGGTGCCGCTCCAGCCGCGCGATTTGCAGGTATTGGTGATCGATGACAACGAGCATCGCCGTGAAGCCCTGATATTGACGGCCAAGAGCTTGAGTTGGCACGCGGACGGGGCAAGCGGGTTGGCCCAAGCCTCCGAACGCAAACATAAAATCCGCTCTTACGATCTGCTGCTACTGGATGGCGACATGAGCGAAACCGCCGACCTGGAAAGCGTCGCAAGCATCAAGCAAACCGTTGTGGCACAAGACGCACAATGCGACGATCCTCCTATCGTGCTGCTGGTAACCAAGCGCCCAAAAGCAGAGCTGGAGAAGACGCGGACAGACAACCTTATGCCTGACGGCATCTTGAACAAACCCGTGACGCCATCGGCTTTGTATAACGCGGTAGCGTCGGCGTGGAATAAGCGGCAACATCCGGCATCGCTACCGGCCAGCAAGCCGGAACACGGCAAACAACTTCGCATTCCAGGGTTGCGGGTGTTGGTAGTGGACGACAGCGAATTCAACCGCGAGGTCGCCATGCGCATTCTGGAAGCCGACGGCGCCCTGGTCAACCTGGCCAACGATGGTCAAGCCGCCCTGGATTGGCTGGCGCAACATGCCGATACCGTGGACGTGATCCTGATGGATGTTCAAATGCCGCGTATGGACGGTTATGAAGCCACCCGGCATATCCGCCTCAACCCCGAATGGCAACATCTGCCTATCATCGCCTTGACGGCCGGGGCATTCAAAACCCTGAAAGATTCGGCGCTGGCGGCCGGCATGAACGACTTCATCGCCAAGCCCTTCAACGTCGAGCAAATGATGACGATGTTACAGCGCTGGACAGGCTGCCAAAGCAGATTCGCAGCCCTTGATCAGCCTGCCGGCACCGCTCCCGACCCGTCGCCCCGTGCAAGCGATTTCGACCTGCCCGGCATCGATATCAGCGCGGCCTTGAGCAAGTGGGGCGCCCCGAATACCTATAAAGACTATCTTTGCCGCTTTGTCGGTTTATATCGGAAAGCCGGCGATGAAATAGCCGAAGCCGGACTGCAAGGCCATCGTCGCGCCGCTGCCGCATTGGCGCACAAGATCAAGGGCGCCGCCGGCAATCTGTGCCTGAATTCGATCGCCGCCCACTGCGGTGTCGTGGAAAAAGCCGTCGCCGACGACGCGGACCTGGTTCAAGCCACCAGCGAATTGCAATCCGCGCTTGACGAAGTAGCCGGCAGTTTGGCAAATTGGCTGGCAACCGACGCCCATACCGACCGCAGCGAACCGGCATCCGCCGATCGCGCCGTGATTCTGGCAGGCTTGCAGCGATTGCTAACAGCGTTGGAGCAGGATGATCCGACCGAGGTCAGGAAGCAGTTACAGTATCTGGAACCCCTGACCGGCCGCGATCTAATCGACTCGATTATTGCCCAGGTACAGGAATACGATTTTCGTGCAGCCGAATCATCGACCCAAGCCCTGATCGAACACTTCAATGCTCCCAGCTCCCGATAA